The following proteins come from a genomic window of Candidatus Angelobacter sp.:
- a CDS encoding response regulator, which translates to MNKTRVLLVENKEILSADLEARLRRLGYDVADRVDGGEAAISAAKDSSPDVVLMDIELNGAMRGTDAAQHIQKNLKLPVIYLSANSSDTTIFRARDTEPFGFVLAPFDERELKVAIEMAIYRHRMEMEREKLIRQLREAVAQVKALSGLLPICAECKKVRDDGGYWSQVEAYIEERTEARFTHGLCPDCYQKAIDHHREEMRRKRQRKRAKTRQAASAFSFATP; encoded by the coding sequence ATGAACAAGACCCGCGTGCTCCTCGTCGAGAACAAGGAGATACTTTCCGCCGATCTGGAGGCCCGTCTGCGCCGGCTGGGATACGACGTGGCCGACCGGGTGGACGGCGGTGAGGCGGCGATCTCGGCCGCAAAGGACTCTTCCCCCGACGTCGTCCTGATGGACATCGAACTCAACGGCGCCATGCGCGGCACCGACGCCGCGCAGCACATCCAGAAAAATCTCAAGCTGCCGGTCATTTATTTGAGCGCCAATTCGAGCGACACCACCATCTTTCGCGCCCGCGACACGGAGCCGTTCGGGTTTGTCCTCGCGCCTTTCGACGAACGCGAGTTGAAGGTCGCCATCGAAATGGCGATCTACCGGCACCGGATGGAAATGGAGCGCGAGAAGCTGATCCGGCAGCTTCGCGAGGCGGTGGCGCAGGTCAAGGCGTTGAGCGGACTCCTGCCGATTTGCGCCGAGTGCAAGAAAGTGCGCGACGACGGCGGCTATTGGAGCCAGGTGGAGGCGTACATCGAGGAGCGCACGGAAGCCCGTTTTACCCACGGCCTCTGCCCGGATTGTTATCAAAAGGCGATCGATCATCATCGCGAGGAGATGCGCCGGAAGCGCCAGAGAAAGAGGGCGAAAACCCGACAAGCGGCGAGCGCGTTCAGTTTCGCCACGCCCTGA
- the ugpC gene encoding sn-glycerol-3-phosphate ABC transporter ATP-binding protein UgpC, which translates to MARIVLENVSKIFKGPKGEEVHAVHNVSLTVEDREFLVLVGPSGCGKSSTLRMIAGLEEISGGTISIDGRVVNDVEPKDRDVAMVFQNYALYPHMTVYENMAFGLKLRKYPKTEIEKRVGEAAEILGIAPLFNRLPKALSGGQRQRVAVGRAIVRQPKAFLFDEPLSNLDAQMRVQMRMEISRLHQRLAATIVYVTHDQVEAMTMGDRIVVMKDGVVQQIADPVRLYDHPANLFVAGFIGAPPMNFFRGGLRPEGGGLWFDEETGTPAGGNPGFKLRLTPEHAKVLASSAGKTVMLGLRAEDVALPAGSSNAKDGCMADAIVELVEPLGSETLFHLTTGAHPFIARLGAAERMARGQKACAVFNLAKSRFFDPTTGLAIG; encoded by the coding sequence ATGGCGCGGATTGTCCTCGAAAACGTCTCCAAAATCTTCAAGGGCCCCAAAGGTGAGGAAGTCCACGCGGTTCACAACGTCAGTCTGACGGTCGAAGACAGGGAATTTCTCGTGCTGGTCGGGCCGTCCGGCTGCGGCAAGTCCAGCACGCTGCGCATGATCGCCGGTTTGGAAGAGATTTCCGGGGGGACCATTTCCATTGATGGTCGGGTCGTCAACGACGTCGAGCCGAAGGACCGCGATGTCGCGATGGTTTTCCAGAACTATGCGCTTTATCCGCACATGACGGTCTATGAGAACATGGCATTCGGATTGAAGCTGCGAAAATATCCCAAAACGGAAATTGAAAAGCGCGTGGGCGAAGCGGCCGAAATCCTCGGCATCGCGCCCCTGTTCAACCGTCTGCCGAAGGCGCTTTCCGGCGGGCAGCGCCAGCGTGTCGCCGTTGGCCGGGCGATCGTCCGTCAACCAAAGGCGTTTCTGTTTGACGAGCCGCTGTCGAACCTCGACGCGCAGATGCGCGTGCAGATGCGGATGGAAATCTCGCGGCTGCACCAGCGCCTGGCGGCGACGATCGTCTATGTAACGCACGACCAGGTCGAGGCGATGACCATGGGCGACCGCATCGTGGTGATGAAAGACGGAGTGGTGCAACAGATTGCCGATCCGGTCCGGCTGTACGACCATCCCGCCAACCTGTTCGTCGCCGGTTTCATCGGCGCACCACCGATGAATTTCTTTCGCGGCGGGCTGCGACCGGAAGGAGGCGGCCTTTGGTTCGACGAAGAAACGGGGACGCCCGCCGGCGGCAACCCGGGATTCAAACTGCGACTCACGCCGGAGCACGCGAAAGTGCTGGCGTCCAGCGCCGGAAAAACCGTGATGCTCGGGCTGCGGGCCGAGGATGTCGCGTTGCCGGCCGGCAGCAGCAATGCGAAAGACGGTTGCATGGCCGATGCCATCGTGGAACTGGTCGAGCCGCTTGGTTCGGAGACGCTTTTCCACCTCACAACGGGCGCGCATCCGTTCATCGCGCGGCTTGGGGCGGCGGAACGAATGGCGCGAGGACAGAAGGCTTGCGCGGTCTTCAATCTGGCGAAGTCACGTTTTTTCGACCCGACGACCGGACTGGCCATCGGCTGA